A genomic stretch from Prionailurus bengalensis isolate Pbe53 chromosome E2, Fcat_Pben_1.1_paternal_pri, whole genome shotgun sequence includes:
- the RPS11 gene encoding 40S ribosomal protein S11: MADIQTERAYQKQPTIFQNKKRVLLGETGKEKLPRYYKNIGLGFKTPKEAIEGTYIDKKCPFTGNVSIRGRILSGVVTKMKMQRTIVIRRDYLHYIRKYNRFEKRHKNMSVHLSPCFRDVQIGDIVTVGECRPLSKTVRFNVLKVTKAAGTKKQFQKF; encoded by the exons ACTGAGCGTGCCTACCAAAAGCAGCCAACcatctttcaaaataagaagAGGGTCCTGCTTGGAGAAACTGGCAAGGAGAAACTCCCGCGATACTACAAAAACATCGGTTTGGGCTTCAAGACGCCCAAGGAG gCCATTGAGGGCACCTATATTGACAAGAAATGCCCCTTTACTGGTAATGTCTCCATCCGAGGGCGGATTCTGTCTG gtgtgGTGACCAAGATGAAGATGCAGAGGACCATTGTCATCCGCCGGGACTACCTCCATTATATCCGAAAGTACAACCGCTTTGAGAAACGCCACAAGAACATGTCCGTGCACCTGTCCccctgcttcag GGATGTCCAGATCGGCGACATTGTCACAGTGGGCGAGTGCCGGCCCTTGAGCAAGACTGTGCGCTTCAACGTGCTCAAAGTCACAAAGGCCGCTGGCACCAAAAAGCAATTCCAGAAGTTCTGA